One region of Pseudomonas glycinae genomic DNA includes:
- the cobG gene encoding precorrin-3B synthase, giving the protein MSNAIRPSACPGLLRIVQALDGGICRIKLDGGSITAGQADALANAAERFAGGAIEATNRGNLQIRGIGEQSAALIDSLLAAGLGPRTAAGDDVRNLMLSPAAGIDRQMRFDTRPLSGQILETLQSHPRFHELSAKFAVQLDGGEALAMLEHPHDLWLSAYQECDDTLLAFGLAGCPTDRPLAAVALADGHALVVAVLELFLELARPDQARMRHLLEECPAPKFLEVLGQRINLQAARDWQREAGSVGLHLGIHAQQLPGQVYVGAAPALGRLDPDTLRGVAQLARTFGDGSLRFTPWQSLLLPNVRETDAVQVLDELDTLNLLTRVEDPLARLIACTGANGCGKGLADTKHDARLLAALLPHAVDVHLSGCPRSCAAAHRAGVTLLAVGPGHYDLYFRDAALPGFGALHAHNLTIEAVATLLAARSRSPLDA; this is encoded by the coding sequence ATGTCCAACGCCATACGCCCCTCGGCCTGTCCGGGGTTGCTGCGTATCGTCCAGGCGCTGGATGGCGGGATCTGCCGGATCAAGCTTGACGGTGGTTCGATCACGGCCGGTCAGGCCGATGCGCTGGCCAACGCTGCCGAGCGCTTTGCCGGCGGGGCGATCGAGGCGACCAACCGGGGCAATCTGCAGATACGCGGGATCGGCGAGCAATCCGCCGCGCTGATCGACAGCCTGCTGGCCGCCGGTCTCGGGCCGCGAACCGCAGCCGGCGATGATGTGCGCAACCTGATGCTCAGCCCGGCTGCCGGTATTGACCGGCAGATGCGCTTCGATACTCGGCCATTGTCCGGGCAGATCCTCGAGACCCTGCAAAGCCATCCGCGTTTCCATGAGCTGAGTGCCAAGTTCGCCGTGCAGCTGGATGGCGGAGAAGCGCTGGCGATGCTCGAACATCCCCATGATCTGTGGTTGTCGGCGTACCAGGAGTGCGACGACACGCTGTTGGCGTTCGGCCTGGCGGGGTGCCCGACGGATCGACCGCTGGCTGCCGTAGCGCTTGCCGACGGCCATGCGCTGGTGGTGGCGGTGTTGGAGTTGTTCCTCGAGCTGGCCCGGCCGGATCAGGCCCGGATGCGCCATCTGCTGGAAGAATGCCCGGCGCCGAAGTTTCTGGAAGTGCTCGGTCAGCGGATCAACCTCCAGGCTGCCAGAGATTGGCAGCGCGAAGCCGGATCAGTGGGTTTGCACCTCGGCATCCACGCTCAGCAGTTGCCCGGTCAGGTCTATGTCGGTGCCGCACCGGCGCTCGGTCGCCTCGACCCGGATACGCTGCGTGGTGTTGCGCAATTGGCCAGAACCTTCGGCGACGGCAGCCTGCGTTTCACCCCTTGGCAGAGTCTGTTGCTGCCCAATGTGCGGGAAACCGATGCGGTTCAAGTGCTCGACGAATTGGATACGCTGAACCTGCTGACCCGTGTCGAAGATCCTTTGGCGCGCCTGATCGCCTGCACCGGTGCCAACGGTTGCGGCAAAGGCCTGGCCGACACCAAACACGATGCCCGCCTGCTGGCTGCGCTGTTGCCCCACGCCGTGGATGTGCACCTGTCCGGCTGCCCTCGCTCTTGCGCCGCCGCGCATCGGGCTGGGGTGACGCTGCTGGCGGTCGGCCCCGGTCACTACGATCTCTATTTTCGCGATGCAGCGCTGCCGGGTTTCGGCGCACTGCACGCTCACAACCTTACTATCGAAGCGGTCGCGACCCTGCTCGCCGCCCGCTCACGGAGCCCCCTTGATGCTTGA